One part of the Candidatus Obscuribacterales bacterium genome encodes these proteins:
- a CDS encoding type II toxin-antitoxin system HicB family antitoxin, whose protein sequence is TSYYTILIQWSEDDQCYVVSLPEWGEFCHTHGTTYAEALANAQAVLELLITSAQDNNEPLPPPHLFGRSLQMA, encoded by the coding sequence ACGAGCTACTATACGATCCTGATTCAGTGGTCAGAAGACGACCAATGCTACGTGGTTAGCCTGCCAGAATGGGGCGAATTTTGCCACACCCACGGCACCACCTACGCCGAAGCACTGGCCAATGCTCAGGCCGTCCTGGAGTTGCTGATCACCTCAGCGCAAGACAACAATGAACCGCTTCCACCCCCTCACTTGTTTGGTCGTTCCTTGCAAATGGCTTGA